A single Fundidesulfovibrio soli DNA region contains:
- a CDS encoding LysE family translocator translates to MELHTWLAFVGASTILLVFPGPTVMLVSGFGLAYGARRAWWAAIGVVLGDALSLGCSLAGLGVFLQASATAFTVLKMAGAAYMLWLGYKMWRQRPETSASPAAGGGAAAGGIRTRLVTQAFAVTALNPKSILFFVAFVPQFISAQAEPLPQLATILGTFLFLAFLNTLAYICLAGRLRRVASNPRMQRACARTGGAVLVGAGVWTALREA, encoded by the coding sequence ATGGAACTGCATACCTGGCTGGCTTTCGTGGGGGCTTCGACCATATTGCTGGTGTTTCCGGGGCCCACCGTGATGCTCGTGTCCGGGTTCGGGCTGGCCTACGGCGCGCGGCGGGCCTGGTGGGCGGCCATCGGGGTCGTGCTTGGCGACGCGCTGTCCCTGGGCTGCTCCCTGGCGGGGCTGGGGGTGTTCCTGCAGGCCAGCGCCACGGCCTTCACTGTGCTCAAGATGGCGGGCGCGGCCTACATGCTCTGGCTGGGCTACAAGATGTGGCGGCAGCGCCCCGAGACCTCCGCAAGCCCGGCAGCTGGCGGCGGGGCGGCGGCGGGGGGAATCCGCACCCGCCTGGTCACGCAGGCCTTCGCGGTCACCGCGCTCAACCCCAAGTCCATCCTCTTCTTCGTGGCCTTCGTGCCCCAGTTCATTTCGGCCCAGGCCGAGCCCTTGCCGCAGTTGGCCACGATATTGGGCACCTTCCTCTTTCTAGCCTTCCTGAACACCCTGGCCTACATCTGCCTGGCGGGCAGGCTGCGCCGCGTGGCGTCCAACCCCAGGATGCAGCGGGCCTGCGCGCGCACCGGCGGGGCCGTGCTGGTCGGGGCGGGAGTTTGGACGGCGTTGCGGGAGGCGTGA
- a CDS encoding deoxyhypusine synthase family protein yields MSTITKFMDLHFRHFNARETLDAAKEWNTLLAGGGKMFLTMAGAMSTAEIGIILARMIRQGKVHSICCTAANLEEDLFNLFNHNEYKMCANYRDLSPEAEKELYDAGFNRVTDTCIPEGVLRQVQRDISKLWKKAADENKPKFPFEFIYDLLDQPGIEKHFQVPAEHSWVLAAKEMGLTIYTPGWEDCTLGNIFCSEVMRGNVKSHAAIRHGTEQMQHLAEWYIEMAKQKTPIGFFQIGGGIAGDFPICVVPMLIQDMEMEDTPFWAYFCQISDSTTSYGSYSGAVPNEKITWGKLDIDTPRYMINSDAAIVAPLIFSYVLGD; encoded by the coding sequence ATGAGCACCATCACGAAATTCATGGACCTTCACTTCAGGCACTTCAACGCTCGCGAGACCCTGGACGCGGCAAAAGAATGGAACACGCTGCTGGCTGGCGGGGGCAAGATGTTCCTGACCATGGCCGGCGCCATGAGCACCGCCGAGATCGGCATCATCCTGGCGCGCATGATCCGCCAGGGCAAGGTGCATTCCATCTGCTGCACCGCGGCCAACCTGGAGGAGGACCTGTTCAACCTCTTCAACCACAACGAATATAAGATGTGCGCCAACTACCGGGACCTCTCCCCCGAGGCCGAGAAGGAGCTCTACGACGCGGGCTTCAACCGCGTCACGGACACCTGCATCCCCGAGGGCGTTCTGCGCCAGGTGCAGCGCGACATCTCCAAGCTGTGGAAGAAGGCCGCCGACGAGAACAAGCCCAAGTTCCCCTTCGAGTTCATCTACGACCTGCTGGACCAGCCCGGCATCGAGAAGCACTTCCAGGTGCCCGCCGAGCACTCCTGGGTGCTGGCCGCCAAGGAAATGGGCCTGACCATCTACACCCCCGGCTGGGAAGACTGCACCCTGGGCAACATCTTCTGCTCCGAGGTGATGCGCGGCAACGTGAAGAGCCACGCCGCCATCCGCCACGGCACCGAGCAGATGCAGCACCTGGCCGAGTGGTACATCGAGATGGCCAAGCAGAAGACCCCCATCGGCTTCTTCCAGATCGGCGGCGGCATCGCGGGCGACTTCCCCATCTGCGTGGTGCCCATGCTCATCCAGGACATGGAGATGGAAGACACCCCCTTCTGGGCCTACTTCTGCCAGATCAGCGACTCCACCACCTCCTACGGCTCCTACTCCGGCGCGGTGCCCAACGAGAAGATCACCTGGGGCAAGCTCGACATCGACACCCCCCGCTACATGATCAACTCCGACGCGGCCATCGTGGCCCCGCTGATCTTCAGCTACGTGCTGGGCGACTAG
- a CDS encoding sigma-54-dependent transcriptional regulator, protein MPGQLEGKTILVADDDPHIQEVLEVRLTSAGCDVILASDGQEALDILAERPVDLVISDIRMPGLDGLQLQARLEKSSPGMPLIFLTAYGSIQDAVKAIKSGAVDYLTKPFEGRELLDKVSKVLGQARELQQAQAKPAAARKPASPAAPASPDGGMWQTKSPRMREMAQMVEKVAPRDVNVLLLGESGTGKERIAHLLHTLSPRREHPLVIVDCGSTPASLLESELFGHVKGSFTHAVRDKKGLIEEAHKGTLFLDEIGNISQEMQVRLLRFLENRKIRRIGDTKEIAVDCRVIAATNADLAQDVAEGTFREDLYYRLRVVTINVPPLRERKEDIPLLAEHFSADFTSSQGLDPVRLPPETLAYMMDYSWPGNIRELKNAIEAGIVLCRDGVLQPDDLQIAPSAKAHQESGALSLDESEKQAIIRALEKSDWVQKDAAPLLGVSRRALNYKIQKYEIDIPTRRKAQKPK, encoded by the coding sequence ATGCCAGGACAGCTCGAAGGAAAGACCATCCTCGTCGCCGACGACGACCCGCACATCCAGGAAGTCCTGGAGGTGCGCCTGACCTCTGCGGGCTGCGACGTCATCCTGGCCTCCGACGGGCAGGAGGCCCTGGACATCCTGGCCGAGCGCCCGGTGGACCTCGTCATCTCGGACATCCGCATGCCCGGCCTAGACGGTCTGCAGCTTCAGGCCCGGCTGGAGAAATCCTCCCCCGGGATGCCCTTGATCTTCCTCACGGCCTACGGCTCCATCCAGGACGCGGTGAAGGCCATCAAGAGCGGCGCGGTGGACTACCTGACCAAGCCCTTCGAGGGCCGCGAGCTGCTGGACAAGGTCAGCAAGGTGCTGGGCCAGGCCCGCGAGTTGCAGCAGGCCCAGGCCAAGCCCGCAGCCGCGCGCAAGCCCGCCTCCCCCGCCGCCCCGGCCAGCCCGGACGGCGGCATGTGGCAGACCAAATCCCCGCGCATGCGCGAGATGGCCCAGATGGTGGAGAAGGTGGCCCCGCGCGACGTCAACGTGCTGCTGCTGGGCGAATCCGGCACCGGCAAGGAGCGCATCGCCCACCTGCTGCACACCCTGAGCCCCCGGCGCGAGCACCCGCTGGTCATCGTGGACTGCGGCTCGACCCCGGCCAGCCTGCTGGAATCCGAACTTTTCGGCCACGTGAAGGGCTCCTTCACGCACGCCGTGCGCGACAAGAAGGGCCTCATCGAGGAGGCCCACAAGGGCACGCTCTTCCTGGACGAGATCGGCAACATCTCCCAGGAGATGCAGGTGCGCCTGCTGCGCTTCCTGGAGAACAGGAAGATACGGCGCATCGGCGACACCAAGGAGATCGCCGTGGACTGCCGCGTCATCGCGGCAACCAACGCCGACCTGGCCCAGGACGTGGCCGAGGGCACCTTCCGGGAGGATCTCTACTACCGCCTGCGCGTGGTGACCATCAACGTGCCCCCCCTGCGCGAGCGCAAGGAGGACATCCCCCTCCTCGCTGAGCACTTCTCCGCCGACTTCACCTCCAGCCAGGGCCTGGACCCCGTGCGCCTGCCACCCGAGACCCTGGCCTACATGATGGATTACTCCTGGCCGGGCAACATCCGCGAGCTCAAGAACGCCATCGAGGCGGGCATCGTGCTCTGCCGCGACGGAGTGCTCCAGCCCGACGACCTCCAGATCGCGCCCAGCGCCAAGGCGCACCAGGAGTCCGGGGCGCTCTCCCTGGACGAGAGCGAGAAGCAGGCCATCATCCGCGCCCTGGAGAAGTCCGACTGGGTGCAGAAGGACGCCGCGCCGCTGCTCGGCGTCAGCAGGCGCGCCCTGAACTACAAGATCCAGAAGTACGAGATCGACATCCCCACCCGCCGCAAGGCTCAGAAACCGAAATAG
- a CDS encoding menaquinone biosynthesis decarboxylase → MAYKDLQEFIRVIEKHGELRRVGVELDPYLEIAEVTDRVSKSAGPAVLFENVKGSKFPVLTNAFGSYNRMNLSLEVESLDALAEHIETFLEVKKPDGIIEKLKLLPKLARMANIFPKEVSKAPCQEVVHTGDDVDLSIMPVLTTWPGDAGPFITLPLVITKNPETGVRNMGMYRMQVFDKNTTGMHWHKHKGGAYHYHLAEKLGKRLEVAVAIGADPAVTYAATAPIPDEIDEIIFAGFLRESPVEMVQCKTVDLQVPANSQFILEGYVEPGERRREGPFGDHTGYYSLADNYPVFHVTALTHRKDAIYPATLVGPPPMEDCYMGKATERLFLPLIKKSLPEVKDINLPLEGVFHNLCFVSIDKRYPGQTRKVMYALWGMGQMMFTKVIVVVDAEVNVQNVSEVLWRLGNNVDWRRDIVVLEGPTDALDHACPLPHYGGKIGIDATKKTAEEGHYREWPDALTMSKDVKARISGLWSSLGID, encoded by the coding sequence ATGGCTTACAAGGACCTGCAGGAATTCATCCGCGTCATCGAAAAACACGGCGAGCTCAGGCGCGTCGGCGTGGAGCTGGACCCATACCTCGAAATCGCGGAGGTCACGGACCGGGTGAGCAAGTCCGCCGGCCCGGCCGTCCTGTTTGAGAACGTCAAGGGCAGCAAGTTCCCCGTGCTGACCAACGCCTTCGGCTCCTACAACCGGATGAACCTCTCACTGGAAGTGGAGAGCCTGGACGCCCTGGCCGAGCACATCGAGACCTTCTTGGAGGTCAAGAAGCCCGACGGCATCATCGAAAAGCTCAAGCTGCTGCCCAAGCTGGCGCGCATGGCCAACATCTTCCCCAAGGAGGTCTCCAAGGCCCCCTGCCAGGAAGTCGTCCACACCGGCGACGACGTGGACCTCTCCATCATGCCCGTGCTCACCACCTGGCCCGGCGACGCCGGCCCCTTCATCACCCTGCCCCTGGTGATCACCAAGAACCCCGAGACCGGCGTGCGCAACATGGGCATGTACCGCATGCAGGTGTTCGACAAGAACACCACCGGCATGCACTGGCACAAGCACAAGGGCGGAGCCTACCACTACCACCTGGCCGAAAAGCTGGGCAAGCGCCTGGAAGTGGCCGTGGCCATCGGCGCTGACCCCGCCGTGACCTACGCCGCCACCGCGCCCATCCCCGACGAGATCGACGAGATCATCTTCGCCGGGTTCCTGCGCGAATCCCCGGTGGAGATGGTCCAGTGCAAGACTGTGGACCTGCAGGTGCCCGCCAACTCCCAGTTCATCCTGGAGGGCTACGTGGAGCCCGGCGAGCGCCGCCGCGAAGGCCCCTTCGGCGACCACACCGGCTACTACTCCCTGGCCGACAACTACCCCGTGTTCCACGTGACCGCCCTGACCCACCGCAAGGACGCGATCTACCCCGCGACCCTGGTGGGCCCGCCCCCCATGGAAGACTGCTACATGGGCAAGGCCACGGAGCGGCTCTTCCTGCCGCTGATCAAGAAGTCCCTGCCCGAGGTCAAGGACATCAACCTCCCCCTGGAGGGCGTGTTCCACAACCTCTGCTTCGTCTCCATCGACAAGCGCTACCCCGGCCAGACCCGCAAGGTCATGTACGCGCTGTGGGGCATGGGCCAGATGATGTTCACCAAGGTCATCGTGGTAGTGGACGCCGAGGTCAACGTCCAGAACGTCTCCGAGGTGCTCTGGCGCCTGGGCAACAACGTGGACTGGCGGCGCGACATCGTGGTGCTGGAAGGCCCCACCGACGCCCTGGACCACGCCTGCCCCCTGCCCCACTACGGCGGCAAGATCGGCATCGACGCCACCAAGAAGACCGCAGAGGAAGGGCACTACCGCGAGTGGCCCGACGCCCTGACCATGAGCAAGGACGTAAAGGCCAGGATCAGCGGCCTCTGGAGCAGCCTGGGCATCGACTAA
- a CDS encoding PH domain-containing protein has translation MNTRRLLAENEEILYQTKKHWAVFLKAAIYFALAYAVMQNVAYLLAITQFNPPEDLKKILPPVIAWSVKGACYTTAAVLSLMGLTRLLGFFSNKVIVTPKRMIQQDVLWGSVFSVDLRRIESVCAHTGLLGSLLNYGKVSIVTGSGQKLSIHNLRRPHEFERELFGAK, from the coding sequence ATGAACACGCGACGCCTTCTGGCTGAAAACGAGGAAATTCTCTACCAGACCAAGAAGCACTGGGCCGTGTTTCTCAAGGCTGCCATCTATTTCGCCCTGGCCTACGCGGTGATGCAGAACGTGGCCTACCTGCTCGCCATCACCCAGTTCAATCCGCCCGAAGACCTCAAGAAGATCCTGCCCCCCGTGATCGCCTGGTCCGTGAAGGGTGCCTGCTACACCACCGCGGCCGTGCTCAGTCTCATGGGCCTCACGCGCCTGCTCGGCTTCTTCAGCAACAAGGTGATTGTGACGCCCAAGCGCATGATCCAGCAGGACGTGCTCTGGGGCTCCGTCTTCTCGGTGGATTTGCGGCGCATCGAGTCCGTGTGCGCGCACACGGGGCTGCTCGGCTCGCTCCTCAACTACGGCAAGGTGAGCATCGTGACGGGATCGGGGCAGAAGCTCTCCATCCACAACCTGCGCCGTCCCCACGAGTTCGAGCGCGAACTTTTCGGCGCCAAGTGA
- a CDS encoding pyridoxamine 5'-phosphate oxidase family protein, with product MIPESILEILREVMKNEGVVAIATLGDDGPHMVNTWNSYLQLFDNERLVIPVGGMNKTQANVAANDRVLLTLGSRKVKGRNGPGTGFLVKGTAKFVTDGHDFEAVTKFKWARAALVVTVAEIEQTL from the coding sequence ATGATACCCGAAAGCATCCTCGAAATCCTGCGCGAGGTCATGAAGAACGAAGGCGTGGTGGCCATCGCCACCCTGGGCGACGACGGCCCGCACATGGTCAACACCTGGAACAGCTACCTGCAACTCTTCGACAACGAGCGCCTGGTGATCCCGGTGGGCGGCATGAACAAGACCCAGGCCAACGTGGCCGCGAACGACCGCGTGCTCCTTACCCTGGGCAGCCGCAAGGTGAAGGGCCGCAACGGACCCGGCACGGGCTTCCTGGTGAAGGGAACGGCGAAATTCGTGACCGATGGCCACGACTTCGAGGCCGTGACCAAGTTCAAGTGGGCCCGGGCCGCGCTGGTGGTAACGGTCGCCGAGATCGAACAGACGCTGTAG
- a CDS encoding sensor histidine kinase, producing MRFPSRPRIFRIGLLFKLILVFASILVIIFFTTSNIFDYQKGIVNISREVVKVRFEVISISQAMVDNLLAIEENQKKYEVLRQDNYKEYFLSAFKEYRRNLGSIQWFSYPGSDVWTRLQDDYRETFPNLGDPAELLKSEPPWVPQEKLNAWLTTIASAKQDNERFIESSMRELYAWSERSVRAGMIGLGILMAVALMGSAYLTYSLVRPLRELRRGIRAFTLDGKLTSVRVISRDELGELAQAFNEMTARLKEEEMMRTDFIDMLSHEIRTPLTSIRESVNLMREQVLGEVSDRQKRFLDIASSELERISKLLARLMQVSSMSSRFINLSFKPMDPVHLLQETVDKAMPAAEAKKITINAHALPDVPSVTADVEHLRQALLNLIGNAVKFSPAGSTVEASLQLADGGNQLLFSVVDSGPGIPEGEQPLVFNKYYRGEKLKKSADGIGLGLSIAKNIVEAHGGKIWLNSRPGRGSTFFFTIPISRENP from the coding sequence ATGCGTTTTCCCAGCAGACCCCGCATCTTCCGCATCGGCTTGCTTTTCAAGCTGATACTCGTATTCGCCAGCATCCTGGTGATCATCTTTTTCACGACCTCGAACATCTTCGACTACCAGAAGGGCATCGTGAACATCTCGCGCGAGGTGGTGAAGGTGCGCTTCGAGGTCATCTCCATCTCGCAGGCCATGGTGGACAACCTGCTGGCCATCGAGGAGAACCAGAAGAAGTACGAGGTTCTGCGCCAGGACAACTACAAGGAATATTTCCTCTCCGCCTTCAAGGAGTACAGGCGCAACCTGGGCTCCATCCAGTGGTTCAGCTACCCCGGCTCCGACGTGTGGACCAGGCTGCAGGACGACTACCGCGAGACCTTCCCCAACCTGGGCGACCCGGCGGAGCTGCTCAAGTCCGAGCCGCCCTGGGTGCCGCAGGAGAAGCTCAACGCCTGGCTGACCACCATCGCCTCGGCCAAGCAGGACAACGAGCGCTTCATCGAATCCAGCATGCGCGAGCTCTACGCCTGGAGCGAGCGCTCCGTGCGCGCGGGCATGATCGGCCTGGGCATCCTCATGGCCGTGGCCCTCATGGGCAGCGCCTACCTGACCTATTCCCTTGTGCGCCCCCTTCGGGAGCTCAGGCGCGGCATCCGGGCCTTCACCCTGGACGGCAAACTCACCTCCGTGCGGGTCATCTCCCGCGACGAACTGGGCGAACTGGCCCAGGCCTTCAACGAGATGACCGCGCGCCTCAAGGAGGAGGAGATGATGCGCACGGACTTCATCGACATGCTGAGCCACGAGATACGCACCCCGCTGACCTCCATCCGCGAGTCCGTGAACCTCATGCGCGAGCAGGTGCTGGGCGAGGTCAGCGACCGCCAGAAGCGCTTCCTGGACATCGCCTCCTCCGAGCTGGAGCGCATCTCCAAGCTGCTGGCGAGGCTGATGCAGGTCTCCAGCATGTCCTCGCGCTTCATCAACCTGAGCTTCAAGCCCATGGACCCGGTGCACCTGCTCCAGGAGACCGTGGACAAGGCCATGCCCGCGGCCGAGGCCAAGAAGATCACCATCAACGCCCACGCCTTGCCCGACGTGCCCTCGGTGACCGCCGACGTGGAGCACCTGCGCCAGGCCCTGCTGAACCTGATCGGCAACGCCGTGAAGTTCTCCCCGGCGGGCTCCACGGTGGAGGCCTCGCTCCAACTGGCCGACGGCGGCAATCAGCTGCTGTTCTCGGTGGTGGACTCCGGGCCGGGCATCCCCGAAGGGGAGCAGCCCCTGGTGTTCAACAAGTACTACCGGGGCGAGAAGCTCAAGAAGTCCGCCGACGGCATCGGCCTGGGGCTCTCCATCGCAAAGAACATCGTGGAGGCCCATGGCGGCAAGATCTGGCTCAACTCCAGGCCGGGGCGGGGCAGCACGTTCTTTTTCACCATACCCATCTCCAGGGAGAATCCGTAA
- a CDS encoding long-chain-fatty-acid--CoA ligase: MTYSATPWIDHYDPGVPSSIDYRLEPVTALLDFAAECHPKRTAVLFRNLRMDYATLRHKAGRFARGLRDMGIQPGDRVAIMLPNLPQTIVAYWGALYAGAVAVFVNPLYMDTELTHILQDSGARVLIVLDLLWERHRPILEASALERIIVTRISDGLAFPMDWLYRLSAWRQGKFPRLELDGKRTLPFVGCFGSEPYHIEGVDPVETTALLQYTGGTTGISKGVVLTHHNLSCNIQQAKALLSVMAKETEVFLGLLPFFHIYGLQLLVNFATANAAAVAPVPRFDPLETLKAIARYRPTVFPGTPSVYMALLQQKALPDFDLTCVHYCVSGSAPLPVEVLRRFKEITRAEIVEGFGLTEASPFTHVTPLQGRRKPGSIGLPFPDTQARIVDLADGVTPMPPGSPGELLIRGPQVMRGYWNRPGDTEETLRGGWLYTGDIAVMDEEGYFFIVDRKKDMIISGGFNVYPREIEEVLHTHPGVQEVAAIGVPHRSRGEVVKVYIVPKPGLTLTREEVMAFCKAHLAAYKAPRFVEFRTELPKTFVGKVLRRTLRAENPQHAPEARA; the protein is encoded by the coding sequence ATGACGTACAGCGCCACCCCCTGGATCGACCACTACGACCCGGGCGTCCCCTCCAGCATCGACTACCGCCTGGAGCCCGTCACCGCCCTGCTCGATTTCGCCGCCGAGTGCCACCCGAAACGCACCGCAGTGCTCTTCCGCAACCTGCGCATGGATTACGCAACCCTGCGCCACAAGGCAGGACGCTTCGCCAGGGGCCTGCGCGACATGGGCATACAGCCCGGCGACCGTGTGGCCATCATGCTGCCCAACCTGCCCCAGACCATCGTGGCGTATTGGGGCGCGCTCTACGCCGGGGCCGTGGCCGTGTTCGTCAACCCGCTCTACATGGATACGGAACTGACCCACATCCTCCAGGACAGCGGGGCCAGGGTGCTCATCGTGCTGGACCTGCTCTGGGAGCGGCACAGGCCGATCCTCGAGGCCTCGGCCCTGGAGCGCATCATCGTCACCCGCATCAGCGACGGCCTCGCCTTCCCCATGGACTGGCTCTACAGGCTATCCGCCTGGCGCCAGGGCAAGTTCCCCCGCCTGGAGCTGGACGGCAAACGCACCCTGCCCTTCGTCGGCTGCTTCGGTTCCGAGCCGTACCACATAGAGGGCGTGGACCCGGTGGAGACCACGGCCCTGCTGCAGTACACCGGCGGCACCACCGGCATCTCCAAGGGGGTGGTGCTCACGCACCACAACCTCTCCTGCAACATCCAGCAGGCCAAGGCCCTGCTCTCCGTGATGGCCAAGGAGACGGAGGTCTTCCTGGGGCTTCTGCCCTTCTTCCACATCTACGGGCTGCAGCTGCTGGTCAACTTCGCCACGGCCAACGCCGCGGCCGTGGCCCCGGTGCCCCGCTTCGACCCGCTGGAGACGCTCAAGGCCATCGCCCGCTACAGGCCCACGGTGTTCCCGGGCACGCCCTCGGTCTACATGGCGCTCCTGCAGCAGAAGGCCCTGCCCGATTTCGACCTGACCTGCGTGCACTACTGCGTGTCCGGCTCCGCCCCGCTGCCCGTGGAGGTGCTGCGCCGCTTCAAGGAAATCACCCGCGCCGAGATCGTGGAGGGCTTCGGCCTCACCGAGGCCTCGCCCTTCACCCACGTCACGCCGCTGCAGGGCAGGCGCAAGCCCGGCTCCATCGGCCTGCCCTTCCCGGACACCCAGGCCCGCATCGTTGATCTTGCCGACGGGGTGACCCCCATGCCCCCCGGCAGCCCCGGCGAGCTGCTCATACGCGGCCCGCAGGTGATGCGCGGCTACTGGAACCGCCCAGGCGACACCGAGGAAACCCTGCGCGGCGGCTGGCTTTACACGGGCGACATCGCCGTGATGGACGAGGAGGGCTATTTCTTCATCGTGGACCGCAAGAAGGACATGATCATCAGCGGCGGCTTCAACGTCTATCCCCGGGAAATCGAGGAGGTGCTGCACACCCACCCCGGCGTGCAGGAGGTGGCCGCCATCGGCGTGCCGCACCGCTCACGCGGGGAGGTGGTCAAGGTCTACATCGTGCCCAAGCCCGGGCTGACCCTGACCCGAGAGGAGGTCATGGCCTTCTGCAAAGCGCACCTGGCCGCCTACAAGGCCCCCAGGTTCGTGGAGTTCCGCACCGAGCTGCCCAAGACCTTCGTGGGCAAGGTGCTCAGGCGCACCCTGCGGGCCGAGAACCCGCAGCACGCCCCCGAAGCGCGGGCCTAG
- a CDS encoding PLP-dependent aminotransferase family protein yields MLILNHEDPRPLYVQIYAQIRERVLSGKLLAEARLPSARDLAAELGVSRNTVESAYQELLAEGYIHTRTRSGYFVSTIGHEVPPAPRRRTTTPASAPRTRYAFDFHPAGLDPSSFPASVWRKYYLEHLRLDQPLLAQYGDPQGDPALRASLRDYLERSRGVVCGIEQLVVCSGLQHSLDTVAQLLWGKCRALATEDPGYPLPREVFANHGYEVVPTPVGPGGLDLAALDSSGCDIAYITPSHQFPLGEVMPIANRLRLIEWSRHGRYIIEDDYDSELRYQGRPIPSLQGLQPGGNVIYTGTFSKILSPALRLSYMVLPVSLLDTYRRRFRFHLPGASLPEQKTLAAFMDNGHLERHLRRMRTIYRKKRQALAAALGRHFGPRAEIIGQEAGLHVVVRLRGEPRGEAERGRLAEASGIRLLPFSITNADNSPADGHLLLGFGAMSPEELDQGVRLLAEICYGQEPRTS; encoded by the coding sequence ATGCTCATCCTGAACCACGAAGACCCCAGGCCGCTCTACGTCCAGATCTACGCGCAAATCAGGGAACGCGTGCTCTCCGGGAAGCTGCTGGCGGAGGCCAGGCTCCCCTCGGCCAGGGATCTGGCGGCTGAGCTGGGCGTCAGCCGCAACACGGTGGAGAGCGCCTATCAGGAGCTGCTGGCCGAAGGCTACATCCACACCCGGACTCGTAGCGGGTACTTCGTCTCGACCATCGGCCACGAGGTCCCTCCCGCGCCCCGGCGGCGGACCACCACACCCGCCAGCGCCCCCCGCACCCGGTACGCCTTCGATTTCCATCCTGCAGGCCTGGACCCGTCCAGTTTCCCCGCGTCGGTGTGGCGCAAATACTACCTGGAGCATCTGCGCCTGGACCAGCCCCTGCTGGCCCAGTACGGCGACCCGCAGGGCGACCCGGCCTTGCGCGCGAGCCTGCGGGACTATCTGGAGCGTTCACGGGGCGTGGTCTGCGGCATCGAACAGCTCGTGGTCTGCTCCGGGCTGCAGCACAGCCTGGACACGGTGGCCCAACTGCTCTGGGGCAAGTGCCGGGCCCTGGCCACCGAGGACCCCGGCTACCCCCTCCCCCGGGAGGTTTTCGCCAACCACGGCTACGAGGTGGTGCCCACGCCGGTGGGGCCGGGCGGCCTCGACCTGGCGGCCCTGGACTCGAGCGGTTGCGACATCGCCTACATCACGCCCTCCCACCAGTTCCCCCTGGGCGAGGTGATGCCCATCGCCAACCGGCTGCGGCTCATCGAATGGTCCAGGCATGGAAGGTACATCATCGAGGACGACTACGACAGCGAACTGCGCTACCAGGGAAGGCCGATACCGTCCTTGCAGGGCCTGCAGCCGGGCGGCAACGTGATCTACACGGGCACCTTCTCCAAGATACTCTCCCCGGCCCTGCGCCTGAGCTACATGGTCCTGCCGGTATCGTTGCTGGACACGTACCGCCGGCGTTTCCGCTTCCACCTGCCCGGAGCGTCGCTGCCGGAACAGAAAACCCTGGCGGCCTTCATGGACAACGGCCACCTGGAGCGCCACCTGCGGCGCATGCGCACGATCTACAGGAAGAAGCGGCAAGCCCTGGCGGCGGCGCTGGGGCGGCACTTCGGCCCAAGGGCTGAGATCATAGGGCAGGAGGCCGGGCTGCACGTTGTGGTGCGCCTGCGGGGCGAACCGCGCGGTGAGGCTGAAAGGGGCCGGCTGGCCGAGGCGTCGGGCATCCGCCTGCTGCCATTCTCCATAACGAACGCCGACAACAGCCCTGCTGACGGACACCTGCTCCTGGGATTCGGGGCCATGTCGCCCGAGGAACTGGACCAGGGGGTGCGGCTTCTCGCGGAGATCTGCTACGGACAAGAGCCCCGGACGAGCTGA
- a CDS encoding cyclic nucleotide-binding domain-containing protein gives MDYCAGEDLYHNPDVGPKLLEMLDSSTWAKHLSEDDIKGLCRYFRLEHHPKDSIIFEEGAAEDSMAIILTGAIEITKRDATPDHRPKCLVRIGPGRAFGELALIEGPPRSATARAIEDVSMLVLTRPSFDCLCAKEQPLALKFVLNIARLISFRLRNTSVKLVEYL, from the coding sequence ATGGACTACTGCGCGGGCGAAGACCTGTACCACAACCCCGACGTGGGGCCCAAGCTGCTGGAGATGCTCGACAGCTCCACCTGGGCCAAGCACCTCTCCGAGGACGACATCAAGGGGCTGTGCCGCTATTTCAGGCTGGAGCACCACCCCAAGGACTCAATCATCTTCGAGGAAGGCGCCGCCGAGGACTCGATGGCCATCATCCTCACCGGCGCCATCGAGATCACCAAGCGGGACGCCACCCCGGACCACCGCCCCAAGTGCCTGGTGCGCATCGGCCCCGGCAGGGCCTTCGGCGAACTGGCGCTCATCGAGGGGCCGCCGCGCTCGGCCACGGCCCGGGCCATCGAGGACGTGTCCATGCTCGTGCTCACCCGCCCCAGCTTCGACTGTCTTTGCGCCAAGGAGCAACCCCTGGCGCTCAAGTTCGTGCTCAACATCGCGCGCCTCATCAGCTTCCGCCTGCGCAACACGAGCGTGAAGCTGGTGGAATATCTCTAA